A genome region from Sceloporus undulatus isolate JIND9_A2432 ecotype Alabama chromosome 1, SceUnd_v1.1, whole genome shotgun sequence includes the following:
- the TMEM18 gene encoding transmembrane protein 18, which yields MEPPGVLRVLAETDWSEPWILGLAVFHIACLFLTYFSFWHYRLQIGQFLSLMILVFSAEYLNEMAAANWRLFSKHQYFDSRGMFISLVFSAPLLLNAIIIVIAWVYKTVNVMTELKTIQQKRKARRENKKSQ from the exons ATGGAGCCTCCAGGGGTCCTGAGAGTCCTGGCG gaAACGGACTGGTCTGAACCATGGATCTTAGGACTTGCAGTTTTCCACATAGCCTGCCTTTTTCtcacttatttttctttctggcaCTACCGCCTGCAAATAGggcagtttctttctctca TGATTCTGGTGTTCTCTGCAGAATATCTAAATGAAATGGCTGCTGCAAATTGGAG ATTATTCTCAAAACACCAGTACTTTGATTCAAGAGGAATGTTTATTTCCTTAGTGTTCTCAGCACCATTATTGCTGAATGCTATCATCATTGTG atTGCTTGGGTTTATAAAACAGTGAATGTCATGACAGAACTAAAGACTatacaacagaaaagaaaagcaagaagagaaaataagaaaagtcaatga